In Heyndrickxia vini, the sequence TTTGAGTGGATGGTGTTTCTTCTGATATTATTTCTTTATCATCTGATCCTTCTTCTTGAAATTGATTAAAATGGGTGATTTCATGAATGTCTACCTTTTCAATCTCAGATACTTTCATTACTTTCTTTTTTATTTCTTCAGCTAAATCATTTGTTATTAATGTAATAAAAAATTCATTATCAAATTGTTCTGCTTCCAATTGTTCTACCGTTGGATTTGACTTAATAACCTCGCCACATTTTTCTAACACTTCAAATGTCATAAATACCCGAGCGGCTTTTAATAAACAATCACTTCTCAACGAAATCGAAAGTTCATAGCAATGAAACCCTTGATCTAATGATTGTTGGATAATCGTTTGTTCATATTGGTCATAATGATTTTTTAATTCAGACTTGATCTCTTCTACTACTGTAGCGGCAATTTCGTTTTGTGCCGTTTGAATTGCTGCCGACTCACCAGTTTCAATCATATGCAATTTCTCGATTACTAGGGATACATCTTTTTTTCCATCTCCGCCTGAAGCAATGGATTCAACCATAAATTCAAGATCGTCAACAGCTAAAAATACAACATCGAGAATTTCTGCAGTCACATGAATCTTTTCATTCCGGATTGCATCTAAAACATTTTCCATCTTATGGGTAAGGTTTGCTAGATCTTCATACCCCATTGTCGCAGACATACCTTTCAATGTATGCGCAGATCTGAAAATTTCATTTACAATTGAAAGATCTTCTGGATTCTTTTCTAAAAGTAATAATTGCTCATTACAAGATTGTAAATGTTCTTTACTTTCTTCAATAAAAATCTCTAAATATTGACCCATTTCCATAAAACCCCACGCCCTTCTATACCATATATTTCATAATTGTTGTTGCAATGTGATTAAGATTAGCAATTTCATCTACAAGATTAGTTGCAATTGCAGATTTTGGCATTCCAAAAACGATACAGCTGTTCTCCGATTCTGCAATGGCTTTGACATTCCCATTAGACTTTAGTTCCATTAACCCTTTTGAACCGTCTGCTCCCATACCTGTTAATATGACAGCAATCTTATCATACTCACTACAATGGCTTATCGATTCGAACATCATATCAACGGATGGTCGATGACCTTTAATCGGTGGAGAATGGTTCAAACTTATTGTAAGTTCATTACCAACACATTTTAAAACGAGATGATAATCCCCAGGTGCAATATAGGCGACACCATCTTTAACAATTTCTCCATCCTCTGCCTCTTTTACAGTAATTTCACTTAATGTATCTAAACGATTAGCTAACGATTTTGTAAATCCTGCTGGCATATGCTGGACGATTAAAATCGGCGCTTTAATTGTTTTTGGCAATGCTGTTAGCACTTCTTGTAATGCCTTTGGTCCGCCAGTTGAAGAACCGATGCAAATGATTTTTTTTCTATTCCCGTGCTTCCAATTAACTTTACTAACCGGTTCCTTTTTTTCCTGCACGTTTTCCTGTTTCGTATTTAACGCTCTTC encodes:
- a CDS encoding protein-glutamate methylesterase/protein-glutamine glutaminase, yielding MKRIKVLVVDDSAFMRKLIVNFLEEDPQIEVIGIARNGKDAIEKTKLLNPDVITMDIEMPILNGLEALAILMDEFPKPVIMLSSTTKAGAENTIIAMQNGAIDFIAKPSGAISLDLGKIKTQLINKVKNAGQVNMLNVRRALNTKQENVQEKKEPVSKVNWKHGNRKKIICIGSSTGGPKALQEVLTALPKTIKAPILIVQHMPAGFTKSLANRLDTLSEITVKEAEDGEIVKDGVAYIAPGDYHLVLKCVGNELTISLNHSPPIKGHRPSVDMMFESISHCSEYDKIAVILTGMGADGSKGLMELKSNGNVKAIAESENSCIVFGMPKSAIATNLVDEIANLNHIATTIMKYMV